In one Sphingomonas sp. AP4-R1 genomic region, the following are encoded:
- the efp gene encoding elongation factor P has product MKISGVDIRPGNIIEYEGGIWKAVKIQHTQPGKGGAYMQVEMKNLIDGRKNNVRFRSAETVERVRLDTKDFQFLFADGDLLTFMDKESYEQITLSRDLLGDSAAFLQESADVVMELYDERPISVQLPDTIEAMIVEADAVVKGQTASSSYKPAILDNGVRVMVPPHIASGTRIVVDTATGEYVRRAD; this is encoded by the coding sequence ATGAAGATCAGCGGCGTGGACATCCGTCCCGGCAACATCATCGAATATGAGGGCGGCATCTGGAAGGCCGTCAAGATTCAGCACACCCAGCCGGGCAAGGGTGGCGCCTACATGCAGGTCGAGATGAAGAACCTCATCGACGGCCGCAAGAACAATGTCCGCTTCCGCTCGGCCGAGACGGTGGAGCGCGTGCGCCTCGACACGAAGGACTTCCAGTTCCTGTTCGCCGACGGCGACCTGCTGACCTTCATGGACAAGGAAAGCTATGAGCAGATCACGCTTTCGCGCGACCTGCTCGGCGACTCCGCCGCCTTCCTGCAGGAGAGCGCGGACGTGGTGATGGAGCTTTACGACGAGCGCCCGATCTCGGTGCAGCTGCCCGACACGATCGAAGCGATGATCGTGGAGGCCGATGCCGTGGTGAAGGGGCAGACCGCCTCGTCCAGCTACAAGCCGGCGATCCTTGACAATGGCGTGCGCGTGATGGTGCCGCCGCATATCGCCAGCGGCACCCGCATCGTGGTGGATACC